In the genome of Treponema pedis, one region contains:
- a CDS encoding HEPN domain-containing protein: protein MTNGKIAEKEKKMIQNSINHIFYKSKSFYINNETFDDFVFNLSDKELEYEGQFLQRIKCYILKEYRKNDIWISQSALDHIIFYEIKRSTPQNLINNIINSVSKNNLNKRSVVLFPIHSFGIENMNYIYFTDKRPLFYTNDNFAIIPQTNSLSKTKEIIRQFLDNNKMKSIKFDESMIDHYFKYINMKWLERNPLLIIIENFSQYDRFDNLWQIIEKIEFITIKLYFYHIITNKKNKNYTWSTSKVNHWATLDINHFLTLTRCINNHKKLEVNLVPIYSKDELVFDISFLNIDITLDFHHKKKNILDQSFEFIDLIQKGYLEYKLFNNNLGQRYQRLTVSLRHLKKSIKSISIIDKIINLNTAFEIIYLDNYEFNKKTKMLEIYWKCIKQFKLFKKEYSDKIMSELIDERNSIIHSGIILNSNIDLYDHYKIYVYSIVAISNKIKENSNIGIGSIIDKF, encoded by the coding sequence ATGACTAATGGAAAAATAGCAGAAAAAGAAAAAAAAATGATTCAAAATTCAATTAATCACATTTTTTATAAAAGTAAATCTTTTTACATAAATAATGAAACTTTTGATGACTTTGTTTTTAATCTATCAGATAAAGAATTAGAATATGAAGGACAATTTTTACAAAGAATTAAGTGTTATATACTAAAAGAATATAGAAAGAATGATATTTGGATTTCACAATCTGCATTAGATCATATAATTTTTTATGAAATAAAAAGATCAACTCCACAAAATTTAATAAACAATATTATAAATTCAGTTTCAAAAAACAATCTTAATAAACGATCAGTTGTTTTATTTCCAATACATAGTTTTGGTATAGAAAACATGAATTATATTTATTTTACAGATAAAAGACCTTTGTTTTATACCAATGATAATTTTGCAATAATCCCTCAAACTAATAGTCTTTCAAAAACAAAAGAAATTATTAGGCAATTTTTAGATAATAATAAAATGAAATCTATTAAGTTTGATGAATCTATGATTGATCATTATTTTAAATATATAAACATGAAGTGGTTAGAACGAAATCCTTTATTAATCATCATCGAAAATTTTTCACAATATGATAGATTTGATAATTTATGGCAAATTATCGAAAAAATAGAATTTATTACAATAAAATTGTATTTTTATCATATAATAACTAATAAAAAAAATAAAAATTATACTTGGTCTACAAGTAAAGTAAATCATTGGGCGACACTAGATATAAATCATTTTTTAACATTGACTAGATGTATAAATAATCATAAAAAACTTGAAGTCAATTTGGTTCCAATATATTCCAAAGATGAATTAGTTTTTGATATTTCTTTTTTGAATATTGATATTACACTAGATTTTCATCATAAGAAAAAAAATATTTTAGATCAATCTTTTGAGTTCATTGATTTAATTCAAAAAGGGTATTTAGAGTATAAGTTATTTAATAATAATTTAGGTCAGAGATATCAAAGATTAACTGTTTCATTAAGGCATTTAAAAAAATCAATAAAATCAATTTCAATAATAGATAAAATAATAAATTTAAATACTGCTTTTGAAATTATTTATTTAGATAATTATGAATTTAATAAGAAAACTAAAATGCTTGAAATATATTGGAAATGTATTAAACAATTTAAATTATTTAAAAAAGAATATTCCGATAAAATTATGTCAGAATTAATTGATGAACGAAATAGTATAATTCATTCAGGAATAATATTAAATAGTAATATTGATTTATATGATCATTATAAAATATATGTTTATAGTATAGTGGCAATATCTAATAAAATTAAAGAAAATTCGAATATAGGTATAGGAAGTATTATTGATAAATTTTAG
- a CDS encoding MATE family Na+-driven efflux transporter produces MNKIGKSLKNLNWKLFISLLIMGLCPTIYTTLRVFFLGALPGDWAFSIAGQLSWVNLIYEILNEAIVLPLYFFMGKFVAEKSEYTNRIKTGLIISFCVYAVCSVLICCFTNPLLAIMATSKDIITESAVYIRIESIANIFSLLATFLLVCLVTLGKSKYVYILTGTKLVLSVILDTFFVSTLNISANFGVNGIGYSNIVVNLILFIVSVILLSKEGYFIFSKEKLSFEWAKDFVKIGGISGIESFVRNIAYMLMISRMVNMVNEQGTYWVANSFIWGWLLLPINQLGELIKQEVSTDEKAIKNNTLGYFAVTAIVCLVWFITIPGWKGFMANVLQFSDVDKLYSLVMVLLGFYVLYALQNVFDCEFYGLGKTNYMLFESIVTNSIYYGIAFALYLAGKWTPTLISIALLFGVGNAFDSIVSGGAFTYLLKKKKINILDVE; encoded by the coding sequence ATGAATAAAATCGGTAAGTCATTAAAAAACTTAAATTGGAAATTATTTATTTCCCTTTTAATTATGGGATTGTGTCCTACAATTTATACAACATTAAGAGTGTTCTTTTTAGGGGCATTACCTGGAGATTGGGCATTTTCAATCGCCGGGCAGCTTTCGTGGGTAAATCTTATTTACGAAATATTAAATGAAGCAATAGTTCTTCCATTATATTTCTTTATGGGAAAATTTGTTGCAGAGAAATCTGAATATACAAACAGGATAAAAACTGGATTGATTATTTCATTTTGTGTTTATGCTGTTTGTTCTGTTTTAATTTGTTGTTTTACAAATCCTCTTTTGGCGATAATGGCTACAAGTAAAGATATTATTACAGAATCTGCTGTGTATATAAGAATAGAAAGTATTGCAAATATATTCTCTCTTCTGGCAACTTTTCTGCTCGTATGTTTGGTAACATTAGGAAAATCAAAATATGTATATATTCTCACAGGTACAAAACTTGTATTAAGTGTTATTCTTGATACATTCTTTGTTTCTACATTAAATATATCTGCAAATTTCGGTGTAAACGGAATCGGTTATAGTAATATTGTGGTAAATCTTATTCTGTTTATAGTTTCAGTTATTTTGCTCAGTAAAGAAGGTTACTTTATTTTCAGTAAGGAAAAACTTTCTTTTGAATGGGCTAAGGATTTTGTAAAAATTGGCGGTATCTCAGGAATAGAATCTTTTGTCAGAAATATTGCTTATATGCTTATGATAAGCCGTATGGTTAATATGGTAAATGAACAGGGTACTTACTGGGTTGCAAATAGTTTTATCTGGGGATGGTTGCTATTGCCGATTAATCAACTTGGAGAATTGATAAAGCAGGAAGTTAGTACAGATGAAAAGGCGATAAAAAATAATACGCTCGGATATTTTGCAGTTACAGCGATAGTTTGTCTTGTTTGGTTTATAACAATCCCCGGATGGAAAGGATTTATGGCAAATGTGCTGCAATTTTCTGATGTTGATAAATTGTATAGCCTTGTTATGGTGCTTCTTGGCTTTTATGTATTGTATGCATTGCAAAATGTATTTGATTGCGAGTTTTACGGACTTGGAAAAACAAATTATATGCTTTTTGAATCGATAGTTACCAATTCAATTTATTATGGTATAGCATTTGCTTTGTATCTTGCAGGTAAATGGACTCCGACATTGATAAGTATTGCATTGTTATTCGGTGTTGGAAATGCTTTTGACAGTATTGTTTCAGGTGGTGCTTTTACATATCTTTTGAAGAAAAAAAAGATAAACATTCTGGATGTTGAATAA
- a CDS encoding leucine-rich repeat protein: MKKQFIILISLILIFEEIVFAQNSENMQVNETITMADFCSLNLNEEMSVKIQDELSPETIHNLMTACNGDEKGKIGHIDLDLSNCTFKNKECNIFITNLKNVRSLILPKTTKIITCCLASDMETVILPGGLKRIEKQAFFRTKLKYIEIPESVQYVGALAFGDIENLLYIKTFNNPYKTKWSSIWNEWNDAKILEGEAYFLPNENNSKEKYGTILFSKSDYHRAFDTVDMEICLDKEPKKSQKAVLHFYDTHNKNERAGNIEIEVKKGKKTITIQKYPAANFFISKTDNYYTVINECSDYWIKLRCELEFSDGTTIPLEGFCYIYEEPIPDSIS, translated from the coding sequence ATGAAAAAACAATTTATAATACTAATCTCTTTGATTCTTATTTTTGAAGAAATAGTATTTGCACAGAATTCCGAGAATATGCAGGTAAATGAGACAATAACTATGGCGGATTTTTGCTCCCTTAATCTCAATGAGGAAATGAGCGTAAAAATTCAAGATGAACTTTCGCCGGAAACAATTCACAATCTGATGACAGCTTGTAACGGGGATGAAAAAGGTAAGATTGGTCATATTGATTTGGATTTGAGTAATTGTACATTTAAAAATAAAGAGTGTAATATTTTCATTACAAATCTAAAAAATGTCAGGTCTCTGATACTCCCGAAAACTACAAAAATCATCACATGCTGTCTTGCTTCAGATATGGAGACTGTAATTCTTCCCGGCGGGCTTAAACGAATAGAAAAACAAGCATTTTTCAGAACTAAGCTGAAATATATAGAAATTCCTGAATCGGTTCAGTATGTAGGTGCACTTGCATTTGGCGATATAGAAAATTTACTATACATAAAAACATTTAATAATCCGTATAAGACAAAGTGGTCTTCAATTTGGAATGAATGGAATGATGCGAAAATACTTGAAGGTGAGGCATATTTTCTTCCGAACGAAAATAATTCCAAAGAAAAATACGGTACGATTCTGTTTTCAAAATCCGATTATCATAGAGCGTTTGACACAGTTGATATGGAAATTTGTCTCGACAAAGAACCGAAGAAAAGCCAAAAAGCCGTCTTGCATTTTTATGATACTCACAACAAAAACGAACGTGCCGGTAACATAGAAATTGAAGTGAAGAAAGGTAAGAAAACAATTACGATACAGAAATATCCTGCCGCGAATTTCTTCATTTCTAAAACCGACAATTACTACACTGTTATAAATGAGTGCAGTGATTATTGGATAAAGCTCCGCTGCGAACTTGAATTCTCCGACGGTACAACTATTCCTCTGGAAGGTTTTTGTTATATTTATGAGGAACCGATTCCTGACAGCATATCATAA
- a CDS encoding SIMPL domain-containing protein: MEIRNESKIEIIKLFMIVFTIIISLIILSKTFLERNKESEVIQVTGLRTKDFESDLIVWSGSFSQIDIDLKNAYERLHLDQNKIIDFLKKRNVSKNEYLFSAVVIDKEYETIYDMDKNQKRLFKGYRLMQDIKIESNEVEKIETISREITELINMGVEFYSSKPQYYYTKLTELKKELIEHATENAKTRAETIASKSGFKLGRLKNANMGVFQIIARNSNEDYSWAGTFNTTSKQKTATITMKLQFGIQ, encoded by the coding sequence ATGGAAATAAGAAATGAATCTAAGATTGAAATTATAAAACTTTTTATGATTGTATTTACAATTATTATATCATTAATTATTTTATCAAAGACATTTTTGGAAAGAAATAAAGAGAGTGAAGTAATCCAGGTAACAGGTTTGAGAACAAAAGATTTTGAATCTGATTTGATTGTATGGTCTGGTTCATTTTCACAGATTGATATTGATTTAAAAAATGCGTATGAGCGATTGCACCTTGATCAAAATAAAATAATAGACTTTCTAAAAAAGCGAAATGTGTCAAAGAATGAATATTTATTTTCAGCAGTAGTAATTGATAAGGAATATGAAACAATATATGACATGGATAAAAACCAAAAACGTCTTTTTAAGGGGTATCGCTTAATGCAAGATATAAAGATTGAATCAAACGAAGTAGAGAAAATAGAAACTATTTCACGAGAAATTACAGAGTTAATCAATATGGGGGTTGAATTCTATTCATCTAAACCACAATATTATTATACGAAACTGACTGAATTAAAAAAAGAATTAATTGAACATGCAACTGAAAATGCAAAAACTAGAGCAGAAACAATAGCGAGTAAATCAGGATTTAAACTAGGACGATTGAAGAATGCAAATATGGGTGTATTTCAAATAATAGCTAGAAATTCAAATGAAGATTATTCTTGGGCAGGAACTTTTAATACTACATCAAAACAAAAGACCGCAACAATAACAATGAAGTTACAATTTGGAATACAATAG
- a CDS encoding HEAT repeat domain-containing protein, whose translation MKKYILTMVLITFFSVTSFGQKIEDFEKDFINTTKMEFTETDLNKMFQTYSNFLTPHSDMTQLMANLQNEQIVEYPLSKFKETAGYKNNIKILFNSKNENQRLLSYLVIAGAGDIKFEKELLKRIKTENSMGNIIWAGMALMHLKTNHTTALFDFLVEYENFGDSHMIPLYFQLNKNSLQKTAYDRINSENIKAKVLAAQIFSVTGKNKKTEKLLLDAVKNWDYSIKGYAIYSIKELRIGNLKSTFIPLLNNTQTRRIAIQALANSPTKEDVDYLKELMKNENPISEDLLDGFYKSKNIENIKFWLHLVSTKEIPENYFFTVSEQPLLFSAEVLKDVQEALRTTKHIEIQKYLISVLGGRNDKESKDIIFTYLDNKDSSVRYWTVDALKGSQSSEVLNKLIEMLESPEKRVVSITDILIENKLNTLQTLYEKIYQTEKSLDWQRSSIEYLSNFPKQNHKTIFLKILENTSSDFSLKRNAAMGLANLKDETSVDTIIKVCENERLNSDYNARIYLVALSKIKGEKAKKYIETYKNSKENVIRELANELLANWNS comes from the coding sequence ATGAAAAAATATATTTTAACAATGGTACTAATCACATTCTTTTCAGTTACTTCATTTGGACAAAAAATTGAAGATTTTGAAAAAGATTTTATCAACACAACCAAAATGGAATTTACTGAAACTGACTTAAATAAAATGTTTCAGACATATTCAAATTTCCTAACACCACACAGTGACATGACGCAGCTCATGGCAAATCTACAAAATGAGCAAATAGTTGAATATCCACTGTCGAAATTTAAAGAAACTGCCGGTTACAAAAATAATATTAAAATTTTATTTAATTCAAAAAATGAAAATCAACGATTATTGTCTTATTTGGTAATTGCAGGAGCTGGCGACATAAAATTTGAAAAAGAGCTTTTAAAAAGAATCAAAACCGAAAACTCTATGGGCAATATTATTTGGGCCGGTATGGCTTTGATGCATTTAAAAACCAATCACACAACAGCTCTATTTGATTTTTTGGTAGAATACGAAAATTTTGGAGATAGTCATATGATTCCTTTATATTTTCAACTAAATAAGAATTCTCTACAAAAAACTGCTTATGATAGAATTAATAGTGAAAATATAAAAGCCAAAGTCCTAGCTGCTCAAATATTTTCGGTTACAGGTAAAAATAAAAAAACTGAAAAATTACTACTAGATGCTGTTAAAAACTGGGATTATAGTATAAAGGGTTACGCTATTTATTCAATAAAAGAACTTAGAATTGGCAACCTCAAAAGCACTTTTATTCCATTATTAAATAATACACAAACTCGAAGAATTGCAATTCAAGCCTTAGCTAATAGTCCGACAAAAGAAGATGTTGATTATCTAAAAGAGTTAATGAAAAATGAAAATCCTATTTCCGAGGATTTATTAGACGGTTTTTATAAATCAAAAAATATAGAAAATATAAAATTTTGGTTGCATTTAGTTTCTACAAAAGAGATTCCTGAAAATTATTTTTTTACTGTATCGGAACAGCCTTTATTATTTTCAGCTGAAGTTTTAAAAGATGTTCAAGAAGCATTAAGAACGACAAAACACATCGAAATTCAAAAATATCTAATTAGCGTATTGGGCGGTAGAAATGACAAAGAGTCAAAGGATATAATTTTTACCTATTTAGATAATAAAGATTCTTCAGTTAGGTATTGGACTGTAGATGCTTTGAAAGGAAGTCAATCTAGTGAAGTTTTAAATAAACTAATAGAAATGTTGGAAAGCCCAGAAAAAAGAGTTGTTTCAATTACCGACATATTGATAGAAAATAAACTAAACACGCTTCAAACTCTTTATGAAAAAATATATCAGACTGAAAAGAGTTTAGATTGGCAAAGAAGCTCGATTGAATATCTATCGAATTTTCCAAAACAAAATCATAAAACGATATTTCTGAAAATTTTAGAAAATACCAGTTCTGACTTTTCATTAAAGAGAAATGCTGCTATGGGACTGGCAAATTTAAAAGATGAAACATCAGTAGACACAATAATTAAAGTTTGCGAAAACGAACGATTAAATAGTGATTATAATGCGCGAATTTATTTAGTTGCTCTATCAAAAATAAAAGGTGAAAAGGCAAAAAAATATATTGAAACATATAAAAATAGCAAGGAGAATGTGATTCGAGAATTAGCGAATGAATTACTTGCAAATTGGAACAGCTAA